A genome region from Christensenella minuta includes the following:
- a CDS encoding 2-isopropylmalate synthase — protein sequence MPSENNRYSRSNLLQENDYNYTLQDVEEANLFEDMFDYDQVPKITFNHRTVPMHFPDEIWITDTTFRDGQQARIPFSVKEVVDLYKLLHKLSGPKGVIRQSEFFVYTEKDRKALEECMALGYEFPEITTWIRANKKDFALAKDMGIRETGILVSCSDYHIFNKMGMTRGQALDKYLGVVKDALDMGIVPRCHFEDITRADFYGFVVPFARELMKLREESGIPIKIRMCDTLGYGVTYPGASLPRSVQGIVYGLRFYANVPSTLLEWHGHNDFYKVVCNAATAWLYGASSVNCSMLGIGERTGNCPVEAMAIEYVQLKGTQDGMDLRAITEIADYFEKELKYDINPRTPFVGRNFNSTRAGIHADGLLKDEQIYNIFNTDKILGRPVTVVIGEHSGLAGIAHWVNAHFKLDGVQKIDKKSGLVRKIKDEVDRQYAEGRTTSFGDNELEMIIRDADYMKYAALCAHMADIGEAGKADG from the coding sequence ATGCCTTCGGAGAACAACAGGTACAGCAGGTCGAACCTGCTGCAGGAAAACGATTATAACTATACATTGCAGGACGTGGAGGAAGCCAACCTGTTCGAGGATATGTTCGATTACGACCAGGTGCCGAAGATCACGTTCAACCACCGGACGGTTCCAATGCATTTCCCGGACGAGATATGGATTACGGATACCACCTTCCGCGACGGGCAGCAGGCCCGAATCCCGTTTTCGGTAAAGGAGGTTGTGGACCTTTACAAGCTTCTGCATAAGCTTTCCGGTCCCAAGGGCGTCATCCGCCAAAGTGAATTTTTCGTATATACGGAAAAAGACCGCAAGGCGCTTGAGGAATGTATGGCGCTCGGCTACGAGTTTCCGGAGATCACTACGTGGATTCGGGCGAATAAGAAGGATTTTGCGCTTGCAAAGGATATGGGGATACGCGAAACGGGCATCCTCGTTTCCTGCTCGGATTACCATATTTTCAATAAGATGGGAATGACGCGCGGACAGGCGCTCGACAAATACCTCGGGGTGGTAAAGGATGCGCTCGATATGGGGATCGTCCCTCGCTGCCATTTTGAAGACATCACACGCGCCGATTTTTACGGCTTTGTGGTCCCCTTTGCGCGCGAACTGATGAAGCTGCGCGAGGAAAGCGGCATTCCGATTAAAATCCGTATGTGCGATACGCTTGGCTACGGCGTGACCTATCCGGGAGCGTCCCTCCCGAGAAGCGTGCAGGGCATCGTGTACGGCCTGCGGTTCTACGCGAACGTCCCGTCCACGCTGCTTGAGTGGCACGGCCACAACGATTTTTACAAGGTGGTGTGTAACGCGGCTACGGCGTGGCTGTACGGCGCGTCCTCCGTCAACTGCTCCATGCTGGGAATCGGCGAGCGGACGGGTAACTGCCCGGTCGAGGCGATGGCCATCGAATATGTGCAGCTCAAAGGGACGCAGGATGGAATGGACCTTCGCGCCATCACGGAAATCGCGGACTATTTCGAGAAGGAACTGAAATACGACATCAATCCGCGCACGCCGTTTGTGGGAAGGAACTTCAACTCCACCCGCGCGGGCATCCATGCGGACGGGCTTTTGAAGGACGAACAGATTTACAATATCTTTAATACGGACAAAATATTGGGACGGCCCGTAACGGTGGTGATTGGCGAGCATTCCGGCCTTGCGGGAATCGCCCATTGGGTGAACGCGCACTTTAAGCTGGACGGCGTACAGAAGATCGATAAAAAGTCCGGATTGGTGCGGAAAATCAAGGACGAGGTCGACCGGCAATACGCAGAAGGCCGGACTACGTCTTTCGGCGATAACGAGCTGGAAATGATTATCCGTGACGCGGACTATATGAAATATGCGGCGCTGTGCGCGCATATGGCGGATATCGGTGAAGCAGGCAAGGCAGACGGCTGA
- a CDS encoding DegV family protein: MADYVLTCSSTADLPTSFARERGIPVLLYQFFMDGREYYDDQGVSIPTHEFYEKVRAGSMPTTSMVNAERYTEFFTPILEEGKDVLHLEFSSGLSGSYNNALMTAEQLMQKYPGRKIYIVDSLSASRGYGLFVHLVSNKKNEGASIEEARDYAEALKWKITHWFAVESLEHLRRGGRVSRASAFLGTMLNIKPVLAFNNEGKIIPVEKIRGRKKSLIAMVDKMEEDIDNPDGQIVYVGHGDAPEEAEYVAGLIRERFPTVRETLINYTGPVIGAHSGPGTVNIHYVGKQRVDIKFK, encoded by the coding sequence ATGGCTGATTATGTGCTTACCTGTAGTTCCACTGCTGATCTTCCGACGTCTTTTGCGCGCGAACGCGGCATCCCCGTCCTGCTCTACCAGTTCTTTATGGATGGGCGTGAATATTATGACGACCAGGGCGTTTCCATTCCGACCCACGAATTTTATGAAAAAGTGCGCGCGGGTTCCATGCCCACTACGTCTATGGTAAACGCGGAGCGTTACACCGAGTTCTTTACCCCGATTTTGGAGGAAGGCAAGGATGTCCTGCATCTTGAATTTTCTTCCGGTCTGTCCGGGTCGTACAACAATGCGCTGATGACTGCCGAACAGCTGATGCAAAAATACCCCGGCAGGAAAATCTATATTGTGGATTCCCTGTCTGCTTCGCGCGGCTACGGCCTGTTCGTCCATCTTGTCAGCAACAAGAAAAACGAGGGTGCGTCCATCGAGGAAGCGCGCGATTACGCAGAAGCGCTGAAATGGAAGATCACCCACTGGTTTGCGGTGGAAAGTCTCGAACATTTGCGGCGCGGCGGGCGTGTATCCCGCGCAAGCGCGTTCCTTGGAACGATGCTCAATATCAAGCCGGTGCTCGCTTTCAATAATGAGGGAAAAATTATCCCGGTGGAGAAAATCCGCGGCAGGAAAAAGTCGCTGATCGCCATGGTGGATAAAATGGAAGAGGATATCGACAATCCGGACGGCCAGATCGTTTATGTCGGTCACGGCGACGCGCCGGAAGAGGCGGAATACGTGGCCGGGCTGATCCGGGAGCGGTTCCCCACGGTTAGGGAGACCCTCATCAATTACACCGGGCCGGTGATTGGCGCGCATTCCGGGCCGGGTACGGTCAATATCCACTATGTGGGCAAACAGCGCGTAGATATTAAATTTAAATAG
- a CDS encoding alpha-L-rhamnosidase, producing the protein MKVTDVKINGIVNPVGFALPDVSVSWRVADAADQKQESAEILVAADAHMERILARKQGRLDCAGEEIKLTLAPRTVYYVQVKVTGNGGETGESGVAFFETGKMNEPWSAQWIGQQPGDTFHPVFEKRVRVAGPLGKARLYICGLGLYEAYIGGRKVGDELLTPFVNEYRYALQAQTYDVTDMLRGDAVLSVLLGNGWYKGRLGYDGRREIYGDRFALIAELVLEYTDGTVETVATDESWTYRGSEIEYSDIYDGEGINRLLYEGGKNESRPAAPADIDMRLLQDRRSLPVKAMQKVGVREVIRTPRGEAVLDFGQNFAGYVTFHAAFPKGTKVVLRHGEILQEGCFYNENYRTAKSEFSYTSDGREEWVRPHFTFMGFRYVCVEGWPGELRKEDFVGKAVYSQMQRTGYLETDNPDLNQLAENALWGMKSNFLDMPTDCPQRDERLGWTGDAQVFAPTASFFMDTRAFYDKYLWDLHNDQRAHDGAVAYYLPNINNTPGGSSVWGDAATFIPDALYDIFGSERVLREHYPLMKDWVDWITKKDCEREGGPKRLFDFAFTFGDWLAMDGMTPQSVKGGTDDAYISSVYYYASVRKLGKAAGLLGKEEDAKRYAALAEQVLAAILREYFSPSGRLCVDTQTGYIIALHFGVYRDKEKIIRGLRERLKKDGYRIKCGFTGAPLICETLAENGMERWAQYLLLQDGFPGWMHCIRLGATTIWERWNSVLDDGSISSTSMNSLNHYSYGSVIHYVVRDIVGIKPLAPGYSRVRIDPRPSREIRKAKCSYLSARGEYRVEWAAKEDGSVDLKVLVPFDCEAWVQLPDRELVLAAGETKVNYRPACDFRRLYDWETLLEACRKDDRAMAVLKEKLPDAYARASGGDPEDLSLSLQDLRGMSWAGFRAEDVEAAAEALFALEA; encoded by the coding sequence ATGAAAGTCACGGATGTAAAAATCAACGGCATTGTAAATCCGGTGGGGTTTGCGCTTCCCGATGTTTCGGTTTCATGGAGGGTGGCGGACGCGGCGGATCAAAAACAGGAAAGCGCCGAAATATTGGTGGCGGCGGACGCGCATATGGAACGGATACTTGCGCGCAAGCAGGGCAGGCTCGATTGTGCGGGCGAAGAGATCAAGCTCACGCTTGCACCGCGGACGGTTTATTACGTGCAGGTGAAGGTCACCGGCAACGGGGGAGAGACGGGCGAAAGCGGCGTCGCTTTTTTTGAAACGGGAAAAATGAACGAGCCGTGGAGCGCGCAATGGATCGGACAGCAGCCGGGCGACACGTTCCATCCCGTGTTTGAAAAGCGGGTCCGGGTTGCCGGGCCGCTCGGCAAGGCGCGGCTTTATATCTGCGGGCTGGGCCTGTACGAAGCCTATATCGGCGGCCGCAAGGTAGGGGACGAATTGCTCACGCCCTTCGTGAACGAATACCGCTATGCCTTGCAGGCGCAGACCTATGATGTGACAGATATGCTGCGCGGGGATGCGGTCCTGTCCGTCCTGCTGGGAAACGGCTGGTATAAGGGCCGCCTCGGGTACGACGGACGCAGGGAAATCTATGGAGACCGCTTTGCGTTGATTGCGGAGCTGGTGCTGGAATATACGGACGGCACGGTGGAAACGGTCGCGACGGACGAGAGCTGGACCTACCGCGGCTCAGAGATCGAGTATTCGGATATTTACGACGGGGAAGGAATCAACAGGCTGTTATATGAAGGCGGGAAAAATGAGAGCCGTCCGGCGGCTCCGGCCGATATAGATATGCGGCTGCTCCAGGACAGGCGCAGCCTTCCGGTGAAGGCAATGCAGAAGGTCGGGGTGCGGGAGGTCATCCGCACGCCGCGCGGGGAGGCCGTGCTTGATTTTGGACAGAATTTTGCGGGTTATGTAACCTTTCATGCGGCCTTTCCCAAGGGAACGAAGGTTGTGCTGCGGCATGGAGAGATCCTGCAGGAGGGTTGCTTTTACAACGAAAATTACCGGACCGCGAAATCCGAATTTTCCTATACCTCCGACGGCCGCGAAGAGTGGGTCCGTCCGCATTTTACCTTCATGGGCTTCCGTTATGTATGCGTGGAAGGCTGGCCGGGCGAGCTGCGGAAAGAGGATTTTGTGGGCAAGGCCGTTTATTCGCAGATGCAGCGCACCGGGTATCTTGAAACGGATAATCCGGACCTCAACCAGTTGGCGGAAAATGCGCTGTGGGGGATGAAGAGCAATTTTCTCGATATGCCCACGGACTGTCCGCAGCGGGACGAGCGGCTGGGATGGACGGGCGACGCGCAGGTGTTCGCGCCCACCGCGTCCTTCTTCATGGATACGCGCGCGTTTTATGACAAATACCTGTGGGACCTGCACAACGACCAAAGGGCGCATGACGGCGCGGTCGCCTATTACCTTCCGAACATCAATAACACCCCGGGCGGGTCTTCGGTTTGGGGAGACGCCGCGACCTTCATACCGGATGCCCTGTACGATATATTCGGCAGCGAAAGGGTCCTGCGGGAACATTATCCCCTGATGAAGGACTGGGTAGACTGGATCACGAAAAAAGACTGCGAGAGGGAGGGCGGACCGAAGCGCCTGTTCGATTTCGCTTTTACGTTTGGCGACTGGCTGGCGATGGACGGCATGACCCCGCAAAGCGTAAAGGGCGGGACGGACGATGCCTATATCTCGAGCGTTTACTACTACGCCTCCGTGAGGAAGCTTGGAAAAGCGGCGGGACTGCTGGGTAAAGAGGAAGACGCAAAAAGATATGCCGCACTGGCGGAACAGGTCCTGGCGGCGATCCTGCGGGAATACTTCTCACCCTCCGGCCGCCTGTGCGTCGATACTCAGACAGGGTATATCATCGCGCTGCATTTTGGCGTCTACCGGGATAAGGAAAAAATCATCCGTGGGCTGCGCGAGCGGCTGAAAAAGGACGGATATCGCATCAAATGCGGCTTTACGGGCGCTCCGCTGATCTGCGAAACGCTGGCGGAGAACGGCATGGAACGGTGGGCGCAGTATCTGCTGCTGCAGGATGGCTTCCCCGGCTGGATGCATTGCATCCGCCTGGGCGCGACGACAATCTGGGAGCGCTGGAATTCGGTGCTTGACGACGGGTCGATCAGTTCCACATCGATGAATTCTCTGAACCATTATTCCTACGGCTCCGTGATTCACTATGTTGTCAGGGATATCGTGGGTATAAAACCGCTTGCGCCGGGATATTCCCGGGTACGGATCGATCCGCGCCCCTCGCGTGAGATCAGAAAGGCGAAGTGTTCGTACCTTTCGGCGCGGGGCGAATACCGGGTGGAATGGGCGGCAAAAGAGGACGGGAGCGTCGACCTTAAGGTCCTCGTTCCCTTCGATTGCGAGGCCTGGGTTCAGCTTCCGGACAGGGAGCTGGTCCTGGCGGCAGGAGAAACAAAGGTCAATTACCGGCCCGCCTGCGATTTCCGCCGCCTGTACGATTGGGAAACGCTCCTTGAGGCCTGCCGGAAAGACGATCGGGCGATGGCGGTGCTGAAAGAGAAACTGCCGGACGCATACGCGAGGGCGTCCGGCGGCGATCCTGAGGACCTCAGCCTCAGTCTTCAGGACCTGCGCGGGATGTCGTGGGCCGGCTTCCGGGCGGAAGATGTGGAGGCGGCCGCAGAGGCGCTGTTTGCGCTGGAGGCATAA
- a CDS encoding 5'-nucleotidase C-terminal domain-containing protein gives MRIRKNGRILAAVLAVLLAFQLGAVCYAADESANTQAPGVSAALQAGETVPAEGTGGGEGATDVLSGAPGGRMAVQAVNSGTDIVIYHTNDMHGAVTYDAGSKCIGLDRVAAIKKETPGSILVDAGDATQGLPFASLTQGADVIDVMDAAGYDVMAAGNHEFDYGTEQFLANAARASFPILAANVYKDGHPLLESGASNGCHVIIERDGKKIGFFGLTTAKTATATNPGGIAGVEFKDEIKAAKREIDELTAAGADVIVAVAHLGEYTNVPCDSSKLAEAMTDAYQDQLDVIIDGHSHTLEEKTVNGVFIAQTGTALNRLGKIILHFDGSGNVTVSGNMLSYDDMLAVTPDAGVTAKIDAVNNSRQELLAKELCQVTNTLWGGYVDGIAEPRIVETNLGNFTADAYRDAAQAFLDTAAGMEAYRSNPVIGMENGGGIRASFANGTLTKGDLVSAFPFSNTLMMKQITPAVLYEILEVSVSSITGQDSGTGLLSGQPSGGFLQVSGIRFTYDPSAQAGRKIKEVYLDGSGTPLQKDDAATQMMLVSNNFVMNGGNDYTMLAALPLVGEIGGELETVEAYVLAQTDNGQKPLTVGSTEGRIVPESGYTPGNYTITVRVQDNGGNPAANLPVSYYLDGGDPVWAQTDENGILAVTVPDGPHGFALSKTQKQVYLNNYSGAGTVENEYRPFPVLLYQEPEDRPGPSPTAAPTVQPSAQPTAAPTTDPITAPAAQEKEQKGAPKTGDASPADGYLWMGFLAGGACTGAAASLRRKGKRAA, from the coding sequence ATGAGGATAAGAAAAAACGGCAGGATACTTGCGGCTGTTCTGGCGGTGCTGCTGGCGTTCCAGCTTGGAGCGGTCTGTTATGCCGCGGATGAGTCGGCAAATACCCAGGCGCCCGGTGTTTCGGCGGCCTTACAGGCAGGGGAGACGGTTCCAGCGGAAGGAACAGGCGGCGGGGAAGGCGCGACGGATGTGCTATCTGGCGCGCCCGGAGGCCGGATGGCCGTGCAGGCTGTAAACAGCGGCACGGATATCGTGATTTACCACACCAACGATATGCACGGCGCGGTCACTTACGATGCGGGCAGCAAGTGCATCGGGCTTGACCGGGTGGCGGCAATCAAAAAAGAAACGCCCGGTTCCATTTTGGTGGACGCGGGCGACGCGACGCAGGGCCTCCCTTTTGCATCCCTTACGCAGGGCGCGGATGTGATCGACGTGATGGACGCCGCGGGATATGATGTGATGGCGGCGGGAAACCATGAATTTGATTACGGCACCGAACAGTTTTTAGCCAACGCGGCGCGCGCGTCCTTTCCTATTTTGGCGGCGAACGTTTATAAAGACGGACATCCGCTTTTGGAATCAGGCGCAAGCAACGGCTGCCACGTTATAATCGAGCGGGATGGCAAAAAGATCGGTTTTTTCGGGCTGACGACAGCGAAAACGGCCACGGCGACAAATCCGGGCGGCATTGCGGGTGTGGAATTCAAAGACGAGATTAAGGCCGCGAAGCGCGAGATAGACGAACTTACGGCTGCGGGAGCGGATGTGATCGTTGCGGTCGCCCATCTCGGGGAATATACCAACGTCCCCTGCGACAGCAGCAAACTGGCGGAAGCCATGACGGACGCCTACCAGGATCAGCTTGACGTCATTATCGACGGACACAGCCACACGCTGGAGGAAAAAACGGTAAACGGGGTATTCATCGCGCAGACGGGCACGGCCTTGAACCGCCTTGGGAAAATCATCCTGCACTTTGACGGCTCCGGAAATGTAACGGTGTCCGGGAATATGCTTTCCTACGACGATATGCTGGCGGTCACACCCGATGCGGGAGTGACGGCCAAAATCGATGCGGTGAACAACAGCCGGCAGGAGCTTCTTGCAAAAGAGCTTTGCCAGGTGACCAATACCCTGTGGGGCGGCTATGTGGATGGAATTGCGGAACCGCGGATCGTGGAGACCAATCTGGGAAATTTTACGGCGGATGCCTACCGGGATGCGGCGCAGGCCTTCCTCGATACCGCTGCCGGAATGGAAGCCTACCGCAGCAATCCCGTGATCGGTATGGAAAACGGCGGCGGTATCCGCGCGTCCTTTGCCAACGGCACGCTTACCAAAGGAGACCTCGTGAGTGCGTTCCCCTTCTCGAATACGCTGATGATGAAGCAAATTACTCCTGCCGTTTTATATGAGATATTGGAAGTATCGGTGTCCTCGATCACCGGGCAGGACAGCGGCACCGGCCTGCTTTCCGGGCAGCCGAGCGGCGGTTTCCTGCAGGTAAGCGGCATTCGCTTTACCTATGATCCGTCCGCGCAGGCGGGAAGGAAAATAAAAGAAGTATATTTGGATGGAAGCGGCACGCCGCTTCAAAAAGACGATGCGGCCACGCAAATGATGCTGGTATCCAACAACTTCGTGATGAACGGCGGGAATGATTATACGATGCTCGCCGCCCTCCCGCTCGTCGGAGAGATCGGCGGGGAGCTTGAAACGGTGGAGGCATATGTCCTCGCGCAGACGGACAATGGGCAAAAGCCGCTCACCGTGGGAAGCACGGAAGGGAGAATTGTACCCGAAAGCGGATATACGCCCGGGAATTATACCATAACGGTCAGGGTGCAGGACAACGGCGGAAATCCTGCGGCCAACCTGCCGGTGTCCTACTATCTGGACGGGGGAGACCCGGTTTGGGCACAAACGGATGAAAACGGCATTCTTGCTGTCACCGTGCCGGACGGCCCGCACGGATTCGCGCTTTCAAAGACGCAAAAGCAGGTTTACCTGAACAACTATTCGGGCGCGGGAACGGTGGAAAACGAATATCGTCCTTTCCCGGTGCTGCTCTATCAGGAACCGGAAGACCGGCCCGGGCCGTCGCCGACGGCCGCTCCCACCGTGCAGCCGTCGGCTCAGCCCACGGCCGCTCCCACAACAGATCCAATAACAGCGCCGGCAGCGCAGGAGAAGGAGCAAAAAGGCGCGCCCAAGACCGGAGACGCATCCCCCGCGGACGGGTATCTCTGGATGGGCTTTTTAGCGGGCGGAGCATGTACGGGTGCGGCGGCGAGCCTGCGCAGGAAGGGAAAACGGGCGGCATAA
- a CDS encoding pyridoxal phosphate-dependent aminotransferase, translated as MQLSEKALAISPSLTLKITAMAKEMKARGLDVVGFGAGEPDFDTPQHIKDAAVEAIRIGMTKYTPASGTLELKKAVCANLKRNHGLSYEPNQIVISNGAKHSLFNTFQAIVNPGDEVLVIAPYWLTYPELVKMAGGVPVYVEAKESNNFEPLAADIEAAVTERTKAIIVNNPSNPCGCIYSQKTLGDIAEIAQKHDFFIVSDEIYGELVYDGNKHLSIANLSDDAYARTILVNGLSKTYAMTGWRIGYTASTPEIAKIMGSYQSHATSNPCSVAQFAGVEALMGPQDEIRKMREEFNERRKLMVKLVNAIDGLSCVTPMGAFYVMMNISKLKGRRLEGKEIKGSVDFAEKLLEKKLTAVIPGAAFGADDFVRLSYAVSRENIEKGIKRIAEFVAMLD; from the coding sequence ATGCAACTTTCCGAAAAAGCACTTGCAATTTCGCCCTCGCTGACACTCAAGATCACGGCGATGGCAAAAGAAATGAAGGCGCGTGGGCTCGATGTGGTAGGGTTTGGCGCAGGGGAACCGGACTTTGATACGCCGCAGCATATCAAAGACGCGGCAGTGGAAGCGATCCGTATCGGCATGACGAAATACACGCCGGCTTCGGGCACGCTGGAGCTGAAAAAGGCAGTGTGCGCCAACCTGAAAAGGAATCACGGCCTGTCTTATGAGCCGAACCAGATCGTGATCTCCAACGGCGCCAAGCATTCCCTGTTCAATACGTTCCAGGCGATCGTAAATCCGGGCGACGAAGTGCTGGTTATCGCGCCTTACTGGCTGACCTATCCGGAACTTGTGAAGATGGCGGGGGGCGTGCCCGTGTATGTCGAGGCGAAGGAAAGCAATAATTTTGAACCTCTTGCGGCGGATATCGAGGCGGCTGTGACGGAGAGGACAAAGGCGATCATCGTCAATAACCCCTCCAATCCCTGCGGGTGTATTTATTCGCAGAAAACGCTTGGGGACATTGCGGAAATTGCCCAGAAACACGATTTCTTTATCGTGTCGGATGAAATTTACGGCGAGCTGGTATACGACGGAAACAAGCATCTTTCCATCGCCAACCTTTCGGATGACGCTTATGCGCGCACCATCCTGGTGAACGGCCTCTCTAAGACCTATGCCATGACGGGCTGGCGTATCGGCTATACGGCAAGCACACCGGAGATCGCCAAGATCATGGGAAGCTACCAGAGCCACGCGACCTCGAACCCATGCTCGGTCGCGCAGTTTGCGGGCGTGGAAGCGCTGATGGGACCGCAGGACGAAATCAGGAAAATGCGCGAAGAGTTCAATGAGCGCAGGAAGCTGATGGTAAAGCTTGTAAACGCGATCGACGGCTTGTCGTGCGTGACTCCGATGGGAGCGTTCTATGTGATGATGAACATTTCAAAACTCAAAGGCCGCAGGCTCGAGGGCAAGGAGATCAAAGGGTCGGTGGATTTTGCGGAAAAATTGCTGGAGAAGAAGCTGACGGCGGTCATTCCGGGCGCAGCCTTCGGCGCAGACGATTTTGTGCGCCTCTCTTATGCGGTCTCACGTGAAAATATTGAAAAGGGAATCAAGCGGATCGCCGAATTTGTTGCTATGCTCGATTGA
- a CDS encoding glycerophosphodiester phosphodiesterase family protein: MFSEVSVVFMVLAAIVAAVLVLDRVMTKAAPPAEKTWLTDYQYAHRGLHNERYPENSLPAFANAVKHGFAIELDVHRTRDGVIVVFHDSNLKRMTGADGKIRDYTFAELRKLRLGGTQYKIPTLRETLLLIKGQVPLLIEIKRKGFAGDLERELYDMMEAYGGKYAIQSFSPFSVRWFKKNAPNVYRGQLSCNFSLCKDNFPAGMDCVVRFILSKLLLVVQRLGVNFICRPNFISYECQKVDSRLIRRLRRSGAPIFAWTVRTREEYERARQYTDSIIFENFTPKKRPVLWEQNKAS, encoded by the coding sequence ATGTTTTCGGAAGTCTCTGTGGTCTTTATGGTATTGGCCGCAATCGTAGCCGCTGTCCTTGTGCTGGACCGTGTGATGACAAAAGCGGCGCCGCCGGCAGAAAAAACGTGGCTGACAGATTATCAATATGCGCATAGGGGATTGCATAACGAACGCTACCCTGAGAATTCTTTGCCCGCATTCGCAAATGCGGTAAAGCATGGTTTTGCGATCGAGCTTGACGTCCACCGCACCAGGGACGGGGTGATCGTGGTATTCCACGACTCCAATTTGAAGCGTATGACCGGCGCAGACGGAAAGATCAGGGATTACACGTTTGCCGAGCTGCGCAAGCTGCGGCTCGGCGGGACGCAGTACAAGATACCTACCCTGCGCGAAACGCTGCTGCTCATCAAGGGGCAGGTTCCCCTCCTGATCGAAATCAAGCGGAAGGGCTTTGCCGGGGACCTCGAGCGCGAGCTGTACGACATGATGGAAGCGTACGGCGGCAAATACGCCATCCAGTCTTTTTCGCCGTTTTCGGTGCGCTGGTTCAAAAAAAATGCGCCGAACGTTTATCGCGGCCAGCTCTCCTGTAATTTCTCGCTGTGCAAGGATAACTTCCCCGCCGGAATGGACTGCGTCGTCCGCTTTATCCTTTCAAAGCTGCTGCTGGTAGTACAGCGGTTGGGCGTCAATTTTATCTGCCGGCCGAATTTTATCAGCTATGAATGCCAGAAGGTGGATTCCCGCCTGATCCGCCGGCTGCGCAGGAGCGGGGCGCCGATCTTTGCATGGACCGTGCGTACGCGGGAGGAATACGAACGCGCCAGGCAGTATACAGACTCTATTATTTTTGAAAATTTTACGCCGAAGAAACGGCCTGTCTTATGGGAACAGAATAAAGCAAGCTGA